The sequence below is a genomic window from Planctomycetia bacterium.
CGGAGAGGGGGTTCTTCGGCGCTTCGCGCAGTTTGACGTACTGCGTCGACGTGCAACCGAAGAAGCCGGCGACGAGCAACATCGCCGCTATGAGCAATTTTGCGGCGCGTACCGAGGCCGCATTCGGGTGGAAAGGTCTCAGGTTGCGGTGAGGAATATGCATGAAATCGGCAACGAAACTCGAACGATCCGAGACGTCGATCTCGACGCCGAGCGGAGGCCGCCGGAAAGGCGCGCTCCGCGGGCGCGGAAATGGGAGCGTTCCAATAGGCGATTCCGTTTCGTCGGTCAACCGCGCTTTGAATCGGCCGGGGGGCGGCGATTGTTTTGATTCCGCGAAAATGTCGGCTACCGATGATTTTTCGGCTGCTTATCGCTATTCCGATTTCGTTCTCGACCGTACCATGTTTGCGCATCGAAGCGTTTTAGTGCCGGCAATGCCGCGCCGCCGCCGACGCATGCCCCCAGCCCCGATTGTGTAGACAGCTATGGCCGCTCGGACGATTACAGGTCTTGAAGAGCTGCAAAGCTTCGTCGGCAAACGACTCGGCAGCAGCGACTGGTTCGACGTGACGCAAGCGCGGATCGATGCCTTTGCCGAAGCGACCGGCGATCGCCAATGGATCCATTGCGACCCGGCCCGCGCTGCCGTGGAGTCGCCGTACGGCACGACGAGTGCGCATGGTTTTTTTACGTTGTCGCTCTGCATTCAACTGGCCGACACGTCGTTCCATATCGCCGGCGTGAAGATGATCGTGAACTACGGCCTGAACCGGGTTCGATTTCCGATGCCGGTGAAAGTCGGCTCGCGAATTCGTATGAATTCCGACTTGCTGGAGTTGAAGCCCGCAGCTCAGGGAGTTCAGGCGGTCTTCAAACATTCGTTCGAGGTGGAAGATGTGGCGCGGCCGGCCTGCGTGGTCGAGTCGGTGTTGCGACTTTTTTTCTGATCGAAATCGTTTACGATGGTGAGTTCCGGCGCAGAGTATTGCGTCGCTGTTTACCGTACTTCAAGCCGCCGCCCAAAGTTTTGCCGTGTCTCTTTCGCTTCTTACTCAACTCGTCACGCCGCGGCTCGTCATGCGCCCGGCGACGCTCGACGATGCCGCCGCGCACTACGAAGCGGCTCGTGAGTCGATGGCGGAAGTCGGCCGTTGGCTAAGCTGGTGCCATACGGGCATGACGCTCGAAGAGAGCGAAGCGTGGGCCAAGATTTGCCACGACGCTTGGCGAACCGGCGAATTCTACGGCTTTTATTTATTTGATCGGGACGGCGGCCGATTCGTCGGCTGTTGCACGATCAATGAAATCGATCGCCAGCGCCGCCGCGCCAATCTCGGCTATTGGATTCGCACCAGCCGACAAGGCCGCGGCATCGCTACGGAAGCGGTGCCGATCGTCGCGCGGTTCGGCTTCCGCGAGCTCGGGCTGGAGCGTCTCGAAATCGTCGCGGCCGTCGGGAACTTGCCGAGCCAACGGGTCGCCGCGAAGGTCGGCGCAGCGCGTGAGGGGACGGCGCGTAATCGCCTCCGCGTGCACGGCAAACAGCACGACGCCGTAATCTTTTCGTTGATTCCCGGCGACCTCGCGGACGGCGCGGCTCCGTCTGCGCAGCGATAACGGCGGCGCACGACCGTTCGTTTCCATGCCGATTTTCGTGGCCTTTCTCGGTCGTTTATCTAGCGTTTCGCCTGTCGGGGAATTTTGCTGATTCCGACGGTCGGCCTAATTATGCTAGTTGTATGAACTACGCCGTCTATTCCGTTACCGCCGCCGCACCGTCTCTCTCTTGGGGACTCTACAAGATTGCGCACACGCCGACGGCCCGACTGCGCGTAGCTTATCACCTCACGCCGCGCAACGAATGCCGCACCGATACGTGTCACTTGAGCGCGTGCGACCCGTCGTACACGCAAGTGAAGCCACGCTTCGAGATTCGCGGCATACGCCCGCTCGGCAACGCAATGTATCTCGATCGCCTGCTAGCCGGCGGAATCGTCGGCGAAGACCTCCCGCTCGCCAACCTGCGAATTTGCCTCGACCGAGAAAACCTACTGGGCACGCAAGTCGACGTGGTGGCGTAGAATCGCGATTCGGTTCGCAAGCGCACCACGACGAATAGGTTTACTCTCGTTCGATTTCGCGGCTTGATATTTCCGCTCCGTTCTCGATGGGGCATCCGGCTAAGGTTCGCACCGCTTGCTCCGCGCTCGCGGCGACATGCCGCCACCCCTCGCGATCGCTCGCGACATCGGGAAACAACAGCGGCGCGCCGATCGACAGGGTGATCGGACGACGACGCGGAAGTCGCACGTCGGGTGGCATCGCGACATGACAGCCTGAGAGACTGCATGGTATGACGGGCACATTCGTGCCTGCGACGAGCATCCCTAGGCCGGCTTTGAACGAACTCATAGCTCCGTCGCGGCTACGAGTTCCTTCGGGAAAGAGAATGTACGCGCAGGGTTCTTCGACAAGTCGTTCGCGAAGCTGTTCCATGTGATGCGAACCACATTTCTTTCGCCACATCGGTAGGGCATTGAGCATCAGCGCCGAGAAGGCCGAGGTCGCAGGCGTACTGAAAAACACCTCTCCCGCGGCGATCGGAAAGATGCGGTCGCGGTGTGCATGCGCCAAGGAGGCGGCCAGCACCAGCACATCGAGATGGCTGGCATGGTTGGCGACCATCACGAACGGCGGCTTTACCGGAAGAAACTCGCGTCCCTCGATCTTGAGAGAATGCCAAAGCTTTAAATAGACGCGCGCAGCGCTCCACCAGGTGCGATGCAGCACAGTCGAGATCAGACCGCTTTCCCGTTTCAAACTTCGCAGTCGGTCTTGCGGCGCGAGACCGAGATCGCGCGAGGTTTCGAATTTCCAAGGTTGCATCGCAACGGACACGTCGCTAAACGTGCTCGACTCCCAGTAGGCTTGTGAATACGAACGGCGGTTGATCTAAGCCGATGCCTAAGAAGTAATGCAGATAGTGAAAGAAGACGGGTGCTGCCAGCAAGATGCTGTCGAAGCGATCTAAGAGCCCACCATGGCCGGGAATCGTCGCAGCCATGTCTTTGATGCCGAGGTCGCGCTTAATCGACGACAAAGTCAGATCGCCGAATTGGCCTGCGATGCTTAACAGCGCGCCGAGCCCTGCTAAACGAGGAATGCTCGCCAGGGTGGTCGACGCAAAGACGAACCGGCCGAGCACGACGACGAGCAGCGTCGTGAGCACGAGGGCCCCGAGCGAACCACCGACCGTTTTATTGGGGCTTGTGTTCGGACAGAGCTTACGTCGGCCGAATGTCTTGCCGCAGCAAAACGCGAAAATATCGTTCATCTCGACGACGATCAACACGAAGAGGATCAGAGCCCGATAGCGAGCGTCGTTTGCCAGATAGGCTAAGTGGCCGAGGCAGACACCGAACAAGAGATAACCGAAAATCGCCAAGGCAACGCGCTGGATATATCCTTGCGGTCGATCTTGCAAAACGGCAAACGCCACGATCGCGGCGACCGTGAGCGAGGAGAGAGCCATGAACAGACCGTACCAGTGATCGAGCGCAGCGAGCGTTAGAAAACCGATTCCCGCAACGACGAGAAAGCTGACCCATTTCTCGCGCACCAAGCCCGTCGCCCGAGCATATTCCCGATAACAAAACAGGCTCAAAAGCCCGATGCCGAGGATCGTCCAGAAGGCCCCGAGCAAAATCGGCACGACGAGCGTTGGAATGATGAGTAGCCAGCCGTAGTAGCGCAACAGCAACTCGCCGCGGAGCTTATCACCGATCTTTCCGGTCGCCGACAAGCCGCGTATCGCGAGCGGAACGATCGCGAGGACGATGACCAAACCGGCGACGATCCAGAGTGTGGCGGATTCGCTGGTCAAGGTACGCGGATCGAAGAGTCGTGTGATCGCTTGGCGATTCATTCGTGATGTTCTCGAAGGGGCGTTTCTCTAAGCTGTTCGGCGATGCGCAGCAGACGGCGTACGGAGGTGATCAAGCTTCCGACCGCGATGACGAATAAAGCTAAGGTCAGAATACCGAATTCCGGAGCGGAGCCGAACGCCGGCAGTCGTGCGTTCGGTGCGAATGCACAGAGCAAAGCCGTGACGGTCAGGAGTGCCATTCGTTGCTGTTTTGCCATCGGGCCGCAAAACTCTTGTCTCGCGCCTCCCGCTTTGCCCACCGCTCGAATATACGCGGTAAACATCGCGGCCAACGCTGCGGCATAACCGAGGCTCACGTTGCTATGTAGGGCATAGCCTGCGCCGATTAAGAATGCCGAGTCGGAAATGCGATCAGGCACATCGTTATAAAGTTCACCGACCGGCGAAGCTCGGCCGGTCGCAATTGCGACCATGCCGTCGTAAAGGTTGCATTGCAGACGGAGTTGCATCATCACGGCGACAACTAACCAGAGCCACCAAGCATGAGCAGGCCACGCCGAAGTAGCGGCGAACGCGAAGCCGCCGAGAATGCCGAAGACCGCACCGGCGACGGAGATGCCGTTGGGCGAGGCGCCGCTGCGCGCCAAGAACTCGGCGATCCGTTGAGAAAGCTTCCATTCACGAGCTGCGATCGGCCGCCGTTCGCCCGAATAGGGTGCTTCGGTCATTTCACTTTCCCAAGAGATACATACCAAGGACCAAACAAAGCATTCCCGCAACGTTCACCGGCTTGAGTTGCGTCTCGTAAACATACCAGGAAATCACCGCCGCCCAGATGAAGGTCGAAGCGTAAATCGGATAAAGAACGGCCAGGGAGCCGCCCCGTTTGAAGGCCGCGACGAACAGTACCATCACCGCCATGTAGCACACGACCCCGCCGAGCAATCGTGCGTTGAGCAGATACGTCGTCCAATTGCCGGTCGCTCGGTCGGCGCCGGATTTATAGAGAAACTGTCCGACCGCTCCGACGACCGCAGCAATTGCGAAACAGAGGATCGAGCTCCACGGAGTAGACATGAATCAAGTTGCCTTCATTGAGAAGTTATTCGCGAATCGTCGCCAGGCTTTGCTAGGGCGTACCAAGTTAGGCAGAACCACACGATGTTCGTGGCGATGAGCGGTATTTCGATGCGGCGACATAATTGCTGCACGCTGACCATCACTTGCGAGAGCTTCGGGTCGGCGAAAGCGCGGTGGTCGTAAAAGAACGACAAGCTCCAGCCCCCCAGCGAAAGCTCCGCCCATGCGATCACGGCGATCGTCGCGACGGCGTTCGCGATGACCAAGGAAATCAGAACGGTGCGCGAGCGCATGAAGACACCTTCGACTGGGACTGCTTGAGCAATGCGCTCGTCGACCGTTCGCCTCAATGAAACGCGTGAGCTGCGAAGCATTCTAACGGACGCAGCCACGGCACGTCGAATTACGCGGCACTGCGGCTGCGTGATCTTTTCATCGGCCGGCTCACGGTGTCGGCATCCGACTCAGCGCTAGCGATCGGCCGCGCCGTTTCTCGCTCGAACCGACGTTCTTCGACGCGCGTCGTGCCGGACTCGGCCCAAGCTTCGGCGTCGGTGGTGAGATAGTTGATCATCCGCTCGACTTCGCAACGGTAATGCTCCAAGCCGTCTCGGTCGAGCCGCTTGGGGATCTGCATTTCCGGTCCCCAGATCGCTCGGGCGCGCGAATAAGGCCGTGGCAACGCGAACCGGTCCCAACTATTCATGCGCCACGGCCGATCGTAGCCGTAACCCATCGGCACGATCGGCATGCCGAGTTTCGAGGCCAAGTAGATCGGGCCGAGGGCAAGTTGTCGGCGCGGACCGCGAGGGCCGTCGGGAGTGATCGTGAGATGGTTGCGGCGCGAGACTTGGATCAACTCGCGCAGCGAAGCGGTGCCGCCGTCGAAGGTCGACCCGCGCACGACGCCGAAGCCCTGATGGGCCGCGATCCGGCTCAGCACATCGGCATCGCGGTGCCGGCTGAGCAACATCGTTACGTTCGTTCGCCCACGTCGATCGAGCGGGATCAAAATGTATTCGTGCCAGAAGAGATAGATGCGCCGACGCTCCGGATCGTCGATCGCCGTGTCGACCATGCGATCGTACATCGACCAACGGCAATCGAGCGTATCCATCCAACGCCGCATCGTCGACGTTACGGCAAGGCCGGCGGCGTTGATCAAAAAAGGGCTTTTGATTTTCATCGATCGAACATCCGTGTCCTTAAAAACGCGTCTCGACTTTTAGCTTCGTCGACGTCGCACTTCGCGATCCGTTTCGCATCCCTTATACGTCGACCTCTCCGTGAAACACTTCCACCGCCGGGCCGGTCATGTAAAGGTGGTCGTCGTCGGCCCAGCGCAGTTCCAAGTCTCCGCCCGGCAGATGCGCGAGAACTTGGCGCTCGTGACGACCGGTGAGTGCGCCGGCAACGCACACGGCCGAGGCTCCGGTGCCGCAGGCGAGCGTGATGCCGCTGCCGCGCTCCCAAGTACGCATCGTCAGCTCGCGCGGGCCGCGCACTTCGACGAAGTGGACGTTGATCCGGCGAGGAAAAATCGGATGGTTCTCGAGCACGGGCCCGATCGCCTCGAGCGGCACTTTCGCTACGTCGCGACAATAAAGCATCACATGCGGATTCCCCATCGAAACGCAAGTCATTCGCGGATCGAGGCCGGCGGCGTTGCGCCACGCGGCAAACGGCTCCGGCGAAACATGGTCGAACAACGGCACGTCGACGATACGCTCGGCCGGACCGATCGACGACAGCGCGACGGGAATGCGCGCAGCTTCGAGAATCGGCAGACCCATATCGACGGTCGCGCGGCGCACGCGCCGGTCGACTACATCAAGCTCGATCGACAACACACCGGCTCCGGTCTCGATCTTCAGCGGCGACTTCTGCGCGAGACCATGGTCGTAGACATACTTGGCGACGCAACGGATGCCGTTGCCGCACATTTCCGATTCTCCACCGTCGGCGTTGAACATCCGCATCCGCGCGTCGGCTTTGTCCGAAGGGCAAATCAAGATGATGCCGTCGCCGCCGATGCCGTAGTGGCGATCGGCGAGCTTGATCGCCAGAGCAGCGGGATCGGCCGGCATCGGTTGAGCGAAGCAATCGACGTAGACATAGTCGTTGCCCGCGCCCTGCATTTTGGTGAAGCGCATGAATCGGAGAAGCTAATTGGGTGCGGAGTTCTTATCGGTCGACGAGTCTTGATTATTTTCGATTCGCGCCGATTTGAAAACCCCGTTAGCCGCTCAAATCAAGCCGGCTGCCGCTTTGCCCGCTGGGATCGATCGCGTTCGGTGCGGCTTCTACATTCTCGCCGGCATCGTCGCCATGTGCTTCGGGGGGCGCTTCGTAAAGCCGGCGACCATCGGCATCTCGATCGCTCGTTTCCGTGCTGCCATCCGTGACACCAATGCCTGCGGCATCTTCGGCGGCTGCCTGCGAATGGACTTCGCGTTGTTGGATGTCGGCCGCTTCGCGCGCCTTGTCGACGCCGGCCTTGGCCTGCGAAGCGGGCGTCGCCGCTATGCTGCCGATGATTCCCAGCGAGCCGATACTCATCGCGGACTCCTTTACGTGGGAAGATTCGATTACGACCAGTGTTCGTTTCGGTTCGTCAGTTGCGATCCAGCGGATACCTGCCCGGCGGAGAGACGCGCGTCGGCCCTTCGCTCAGTCTTAACGGCGAAGGGCTGTTGAGTTCCGCTTGGAGCTGTTCCAAAACCTGATTCACGCCCGGGAACGCTTCGCGGCGCACCTGCGGGCTCTTGAGCGTGCCGTCGACGTGGAGCAGGAGAATTTGCTGACTTGCTCCACCGAGCAACTGCTTCACAGCCGGAAGCCGCGCGGAATCGCTGCCGACGACCGTGCGGAATACGAGATTGATTTGATCGTTCAATAAGTTCAGCTCGCCGCGACCTTGCAGGCTCACCGCATCGCCGTCGAAATCGATCCGCTCCAAGTAGGCGTGTTCGCCTTGCAAGACGAAATTGATGTCGCTCTTGGTGAAGCCCGTCGCGTCGGGAGCGCGCAAGCTCAACACTTTCAACAGCGACACCATTGCGGGAAGCTGATAGATATCGGCGTTGCGGAGTTGAATGCTGCCGCGTCCTTGTAGATTGTTGCGCGTGCGCCCTTTGCCTCGCAAGTCGACCGTCGCCAGTATCTCGCCGCTAAGCTTGTTATTGCCTGCGATGTGCTCTTGCGCGAATCGCGACAGATTGCCGTTCGTGAGCGTCGCGAGAAAGGCATACTCCGGTTCGTCGCCGAGCACGATCCAACCATCGGCGACCGTCGTGCCACCGTAGAGCTTGCCTGTAACGTGGCGTTCGGCTTGCTCTCCCTTACGTCGATCGGCCCACATGCCGAGCAACACTTGTTCGTTGTCGATCCAAAGCGGACCGAGGACTTCCGTCACTTGATAATCGGCATACGAAATCGAATCGAGATTAAGCTCTCCGGTCGATTCGAATCGTCCCCCTTCGCTTCTGCCCGCGACGCTCACCGACCCGAAGATGCCCCGCAGATCGATACCGCACCGCAGCGAATTGTCGTGGCAGTCGATCGTGAGATTCCAATCCGACGACAAGGGCCGGCCCGGGACTCCGCTGCCGGCGAGCGTGAGTGCGCCGCGCACGTTGAAAGCTCCCGTCGGTTCAAGCGAGCTCGTCGCTTTCTTCAACTGCTCGGGCAGAGCATTGAGCAAGTCTCGATCGACGGCCAAACGATCGACGAAAACGCGTTCGAGTCGCAGCCGCCAGCCGCCGTTGGGGTCGACGAGGCACTCACCGACTGCGGATAGCTCCGTCCGGCCATGCTCGGCGCGCAGCTTTTCCATTTGCAAGCGGCCATCGGCGAGCGTGAAGGTGCCGTGTAGTTTTTCCATGCGGTAAGGAAAGTAAGTCGGCTCGATGCTGACGGTATCTTCGATCGGCTCGGCACGCACGGTCGTATGCAGGGTCTTGTCGCTCAGCCGGTAGCGAACTTCGCTGTCGATCTTGAGCATGCCGCGCGGCTTCATATCGTTCCACAAGCGCTGCGCACCGGGATTCAACGCATCGCGCAGCTCTTCATCGATGCGCACGTTGTCGCCGTGAAAAGTCAGAATCAATTCGCTTCCCTCGGGCGACGGCGTAAGCTGACCGCGGCAAGTGATTTTGCCCGTGTCGTTGGTCCCACGCAGGTCGTCGTGAAAGACCCAAAAGTCGTCTTGCACTTCGACCGTGCCGCTCACGCCGCTGATCGGGTAAGGGAACTTGTCGTAACGCACGAAGCAATCTTGGAACCCTAAGACAATGCGCTTCCGCATCGGGCCTTCGCCCGGTGCTTCCTTCCACAACCGCATCGCGACATTAAAGCGTCCCTGCGGGTGCATCGAACGGGCCAACGGCTGCATCGTTTCGGGAATCGCCCGCAACAAGCGCTCATCGATGCGAATTCCATCCCCGCGGATATCGGTCCAGCCGTGAGTCTTCGGGCCGTTGAGTTCGAAGTCGCCGATGAAGCGCATCTCTTCGGTGTTCGAGAGAGCCGTCAGTTGAAACGTCAGATTCTTGTTGCGCAATTCAAGCTTTCCTCGACCGCGCTCGAAGCGATAAGGAAACCTGTGGTAGGTGAAACCGACGTTCAAGCAATTCATCGTCACCTGCTGTTGCCAAGTCGTGCCGTCGAACGTGAGCACGGCATCGAGATCGACTTCGCCGGCCGGTAAGAAGTTATTCCATTGCGTCTTCCACTGCTCGGGCATCATGGCGAGCATCTTCGGATCGAGGACGAGCTTGCGAGCNNNNNNNNNNNNNNNNNNNNNNNNNNNNCCCGTTCGCAATCGATGTTCAACGTCGCTGCGCCATGCAGTGCCGTCAGCTCCGTGATGCTCACGCGGTCGCGATTCAGCGAGAACTTGCCGGCGAGATCCGTCAGCGGATACACCAGCCGCGGGTCTTCTAAGCGTCCTTGCAGCAATTTGCCGTCGATTTGATAGTCGAGCGTGGATGCGGGAGGCGTACTTCCCTCTGCGGTCGGAAGGTCGCTCACAACTGCCGGCGTGTTCGTCAAACGAAATTGCAATTGCGCTTTCGCGCGGAGTGCCGCAAGTTTCTCAAGTCCGGCTGCCGCCGCACTCGGCAGGCTTTGCCTGAGCTCAGGGCAAATATCCAGCGAGTCGATCGTGCCCGACATCGACCACGCGCCGCCGCCGGCCGGATCGAATGTCGCTTCGAGCGCAAGATTGCGCACATGATCGCCGTCGAGATGCCCCTCGAAACGAATCGGTCGGCGCGTCCCCGGCGGGAAGTCTCCTTCCGCAACCGCCCAGCGCGCTTGCGCATCGCGCAGCACCAGCTTCGACGGCGCTGCGCCGCTCGGATCGACGATTTCGATAATGCCCGACTCGATGACGCCGGTCGGAGTTCCTTCGCCGAACTTCGGAATCGGCAAGAGCTTACCGGCAGACCAAGAACCATCGGACCTACGTGCGACGCGCAAGATCGGCTTGCGCAGCGTGAGCTTCGAGACTTGGAGTTTCGCATGGATTAGGTCGCGCGGATCGGTGCCGCAATGCACGAAGAGTTCGTCGACGAACAGCAACTCGTCTTGAGGGCCCGAGCGGTTCGGCTCGACGATCGACAAGCCGCGCACGCGAATCCCTTCGCCGCGTACGAGTTGCGCTTCGCGTACCGTGACTTTGAGCTTCGGATATTGCGAGCCGAGCTTGGCTTCGACCGTGCGACGTACTTCGTCGTCGATGCGATGATAAAAGTAGAAGCCGAGCGCGATCGCCACGCACAGCGCGAGCGCTGCCGTCCACTTAATCAACATCCAAACGAAATCGACGAACAGTCGAAAAATGATCCCGACTCCTTCGGGAAAGCCCCGGCGAGCGTCCTGCCGCGCCGGTGAGAAACGAGAGAAATGCGCGGCATGTTCCATCGTTTGGGGTCGGGGGTCAAGCGAGGTTCCCCGCGTGCCGGCGCGGCCGGCTGCCGGTCGGGCAAGCCAGGCCGGCTTTGACGTCGCCGGCCGGAGAGAAGCGAATCCGAAAAGGGTGGTATTTCGCTTACTCCTAGGTATACTGCGAGGCTTAGTAAATCCGCCAGCTGTGCCGGCGATTCGGTTTTATCCTAGATCCGGTCCCGCGTTTCTCTGACCCGCCGCTTGCGTTTTCGACACTCCACACACACCCCGCATCTAGGGACCGTTTTTCATGTCGGCAAAAACTGAAGGCATCGCAGATAACGCTGGTCGACTTCTCTGGGCCGGCTTCATGGCGATTCTCGCCGCCGGCGTCGGCTTCGCGATTCGAGGCGGCATTTTCGACAACTGGGGTGCCGAATACGGCTTCACCGCATCGCAACTCGGCGCCATCGGCGGCGCTGGCTTCTCCGGATTTTGCTTCGGCATCATTTTCGGCGGCGTCATCGTCGACAAGATCGGCTACGGCAAGCTCGTCGAGCTGGCGCTCGTTTGCCATATCCTCTCCGCCGTCGTTACCTTCGCGGCAAGCACGCCGGAAAACGCCTATGACTATTTGTTCTGGGGCATGTTCATCTTTGCGTATGCCAACGGCACGCTCGAAGCCGTCGCGAATCCGCTCGTTGCCACGCTCTATCCGAAGAATCGCACGCACTACCTCAACATCCTTCATGCGAGTTGGCCGGCAGGCATGGTGCTCGGCGCCGTTGCCGGTTGGGTGCTCGACGACGCGATGAAGATCGGCTGGAAGTACCAACTCGCTCTTTATCTCGTCCCCACGATCATTTACGGCATCATGTTTATGGGGCAGAAATTTCCGAAGTCGGAAGCGGCCGAGAAGGGTGCGAGCTTCTCCGAAATGTTGAAGCCGGTTGGATTGCTCGGCGCGGCAGTCGCTTGCTTTCTCCTCTCGAAGTTTTTTGCCGACATTTTCAAGTCGTCCCCCCAGGCCGACTTGATCGGCTACGCCATTGGTGGAGCGCTGTTGATTGCCGTAGGCGTGGTGACGAAATTCTCCATCGGCTCGATCTTGCTGTTCGTCCTGTTCATCACCCATGCACTCGTCGGTGCCGTCGAATTGGGAACCGATGGTTGGATCCAAAACATCACCGGTAATTTATTC
It includes:
- a CDS encoding MaoC family dehydratase, with amino-acid sequence MAARTITGLEELQSFVGKRLGSSDWFDVTQARIDAFAEATGDRQWIHCDPARAAVESPYGTTSAHGFFTLSLCIQLADTSFHIAGVKMIVNYGLNRVRFPMPVKVGSRIRMNSDLLELKPAAQGVQAVFKHSFEVEDVARPACVVESVLRLFF
- a CDS encoding GNAT family N-acetyltransferase; protein product: MSLSLLTQLVTPRLVMRPATLDDAAAHYEAARESMAEVGRWLSWCHTGMTLEESEAWAKICHDAWRTGEFYGFYLFDRDGGRFVGCCTINEIDRQRRRANLGYWIRTSRQGRGIATEAVPIVARFGFRELGLERLEIVAAVGNLPSQRVAAKVGAAREGTARNRLRVHGKQHDAVIFSLIPGDLADGAAPSAQR
- a CDS encoding 1-acyl-sn-glycerol-3-phosphate acyltransferase produces the protein MQPWKFETSRDLGLAPQDRLRSLKRESGLISTVLHRTWWSAARVYLKLWHSLKIEGREFLPVKPPFVMVANHASHLDVLVLAASLAHAHRDRIFPIAAGEVFFSTPATSAFSALMLNALPMWRKKCGSHHMEQLRERLVEEPCAYILFPEGTRSRDGAMSSFKAGLGMLVAGTNVPVIPCSLSGCHVAMPPDVRLPRRRPITLSIGAPLLFPDVASDREGWRHVAASAEQAVRTLAGCPIENGAEISSREIERE
- a CDS encoding phosphatidate cytidylyltransferase yields the protein MNRQAITRLFDPRTLTSESATLWIVAGLVIVLAIVPLAIRGLSATGKIGDKLRGELLLRYYGWLLIIPTLVVPILLGAFWTILGIGLLSLFCYREYARATGLVREKWVSFLVVAGIGFLTLAALDHWYGLFMALSSLTVAAIVAFAVLQDRPQGYIQRVALAIFGYLLFGVCLGHLAYLANDARYRALILFVLIVVEMNDIFAFCCGKTFGRRKLCPNTSPNKTVGGSLGALVLTTLLVVVLGRFVFASTTLASIPRLAGLGALLSIAGQFGDLTLSSIKRDLGIKDMAATIPGHGGLLDRFDSILLAAPVFFHYLHYFLGIGLDQPPFVFTSLLGVEHV
- a CDS encoding CDP-alcohol phosphatidyltransferase family protein, coding for MTEAPYSGERRPIAAREWKLSQRIAEFLARSGASPNGISVAGAVFGILGGFAFAATSAWPAHAWWLWLVVAVMMQLRLQCNLYDGMVAIATGRASPVGELYNDVPDRISDSAFLIGAGYALHSNVSLGYAAALAAMFTAYIRAVGKAGGARQEFCGPMAKQQRMALLTVTALLCAFAPNARLPAFGSAPEFGILTLALFVIAVGSLITSVRRLLRIAEQLRETPLREHHE
- a CDS encoding lysophospholipid acyltransferase family protein, translated to MKIKSPFLINAAGLAVTSTMRRWMDTLDCRWSMYDRMVDTAIDDPERRRIYLFWHEYILIPLDRRGRTNVTMLLSRHRDADVLSRIAAHQGFGVVRGSTFDGGTASLRELIQVSRRNHLTITPDGPRGPRRQLALGPIYLASKLGMPIVPMGYGYDRPWRMNSWDRFALPRPYSRARAIWGPEMQIPKRLDRDGLEHYRCEVERMINYLTTDAEAWAESGTTRVEERRFERETARPIASAESDADTVSRPMKRSRSRSAA
- the dapF gene encoding diaminopimelate epimerase translates to MRFTKMQGAGNDYVYVDCFAQPMPADPAALAIKLADRHYGIGGDGIILICPSDKADARMRMFNADGGESEMCGNGIRCVAKYVYDHGLAQKSPLKIETGAGVLSIELDVVDRRVRRATVDMGLPILEAARIPVALSSIGPAERIVDVPLFDHVSPEPFAAWRNAAGLDPRMTCVSMGNPHVMLYCRDVAKVPLEAIGPVLENHPIFPRRINVHFVEVRGPRELTMRTWERGSGITLACGTGASAVCVAGALTGRHERQVLAHLPGGDLELRWADDDHLYMTGPAVEVFHGEVDV
- a CDS encoding AsmA-like C-terminal region-containing protein, producing the protein ARKLVLDPKMLAMMPEQWKTQWNNFLPAGEVDLDAVLTFDGTTWQQQVTMNCLNVGFTYHRFPYRFERGRGKLELRNKNLTFQLTALSNTEEMRFIGDFELNGPKTHGWTDIRGDGIRIDERLLRAIPETMQPLARSMHPQGRFNVAMRLWKEAPGEGPMRKRIVLGFQDCFVRYDKFPYPISGVSGTVEVQDDFWVFHDDLRGTNDTGKITCRGQLTPSPEGSELILTFHGDNVRIDEELRDALNPGAQRLWNDMKPRGMLKIDSEVRYRLSDKTLHTTVRAEPIEDTVSIEPTYFPYRMEKLHGTFTLADGRLQMEKLRAEHGRTELSAVGECLVDPNGGWRLRLERVFVDRLAVDRDLLNALPEQLKKATSSLEPTGAFNVRGALTLAGSGVPGRPLSSDWNLTIDCHDNSLRCGIDLRGIFGSVSVAGRSEGGRFESTGELNLDSISYADYQVTEVLGPLWIDNEQVLLGMWADRRKGEQAERHVTGKLYGGTTVADGWIVLGDEPEYAFLATLTNGNLSRFAQEHIAGNNKLSGEILATVDLRGKGRTRNNLQGRGSIQLRNADIYQLPAMVSLLKVLSLRAPDATGFTKSDINFVLQGEHAYLERIDFDGDAVSLQGRGELNLLNDQINLVFRTVVGSDSARLPAVKQLLGGASQQILLLHVDGTLKSPQVRREAFPGVNQVLEQLQAELNSPSPLRLSEGPTRVSPPGRYPLDRN
- a CDS encoding MFS transporter, with product MSAKTEGIADNAGRLLWAGFMAILAAGVGFAIRGGIFDNWGAEYGFTASQLGAIGGAGFSGFCFGIIFGGVIVDKIGYGKLVELALVCHILSAVVTFAASTPENAYDYLFWGMFIFAYANGTLEAVANPLVATLYPKNRTHYLNILHASWPAGMVLGAVAGWVLDDAMKIGWKYQLALYLVPTIIYGIMFMGQKFPKSEAAEKGASFSEMLKPVGLLGAAVACFLLSKFFADIFKSSPQADLIGYAIGGALLIAVGVVTKFSIGSILLFVLFITHALVGAVELGTDGWIQNITGNLFTSEQGKYLFIWTSAIMFGLRFCAHFIEHSLKLSPIGLLFVCSVIACIGLNLSSTMTTFSMALLALGIYAVGKTFFWPTMLAVIGDRFPQTGAVAMSIMGGIGMLSAGLIGGPGLGYGKDRFAGEELKASDSALYEEYKAASPSKFLNIESTAAVGLDGKKLGEAKDAKEKMTPAQKLVVEADQRGDRRTLKADSYIPAAMAAIYLLLFLYFKTIGGYKPVHFAEELTGGTTGPMEA